In one Agrobacterium tumefaciens genomic region, the following are encoded:
- a CDS encoding arginine--tRNA ligase translates to MNIFADFDTRIKNALETLDLVKENREKVDFSRITVESPRDLSHGDVATNAAMVLAKPLGTNPRALAELIVPALQADGDVDSVNVAGPGFINLKVSVGYWQRLLADMIGQGIDFGRSTIGAGQKINVEYVSANPTGPMHVGHCRGAVVGDTLANLLAFAGYGVTKEYYINDAGSQIDVLARSVFLRYREALGEDIGAIPSGFYPGDYLVPVGQALADEYGIKLRAMPEEKWMPIVKDKAIDAMMAMIREDLETLNVKHDVFFSERTLHEGNGGPILSAINDLTFKGHVYKGTLPPPKGELPEDWEDREQTLFRSTEVGDDMDRALMKSDGSYTYFAADVAYFKNKFDRGFSEMIYVLGADHGGYVKRLEAVARAVSEGKSKLTVLLCQLVKLYRDGEPVKMSKRSGDFVTLRDVVDEVGRDPVRFMMLYRKNSEPLDFDFAKVTEQSKDNPVFYVQYAHARSMSIFRQAQEAFPGLSPSAEEMAASVSLISDINELQLVAKLAEYPRLIESAALSHEPHRLAFYLYDLASSFHGHWNKGKDHQELRFINDKNRELSIARLGLVNAVANVLKSGLALLGADAPDEMR, encoded by the coding sequence ATGAACATTTTTGCCGATTTCGATACCAGGATCAAAAACGCGCTCGAGACCCTCGATCTCGTGAAAGAGAACCGCGAAAAGGTCGATTTCAGTCGAATTACCGTCGAATCCCCGCGCGATCTGAGCCATGGCGATGTCGCAACCAATGCCGCCATGGTGCTGGCGAAGCCGCTCGGCACCAATCCGCGGGCGCTGGCCGAACTCATCGTGCCGGCACTTCAGGCGGATGGCGATGTCGACAGCGTCAATGTCGCAGGTCCTGGCTTCATCAATCTCAAGGTCTCGGTCGGTTACTGGCAGCGTCTTCTCGCCGACATGATCGGGCAGGGCATCGATTTCGGCCGCTCCACCATCGGTGCGGGCCAGAAGATCAACGTCGAATATGTCTCCGCCAACCCGACCGGCCCGATGCATGTCGGCCATTGCCGTGGTGCCGTGGTGGGTGACACGCTGGCGAACCTGCTTGCTTTTGCGGGTTATGGCGTCACCAAGGAATATTACATCAACGATGCCGGTTCGCAGATCGACGTGCTGGCCCGTTCGGTGTTCCTGCGTTACCGCGAGGCGCTCGGCGAAGATATCGGCGCCATTCCGTCGGGCTTCTACCCCGGCGACTACCTCGTTCCCGTCGGTCAGGCGCTGGCGGATGAATATGGCATCAAGCTGCGCGCCATGCCCGAGGAAAAGTGGATGCCGATCGTCAAGGACAAGGCGATCGACGCGATGATGGCGATGATACGCGAGGATCTTGAGACGCTGAACGTCAAGCATGACGTGTTCTTCTCGGAGCGCACGCTGCATGAGGGCAATGGCGGGCCAATCCTCTCGGCCATCAATGATCTGACCTTCAAGGGCCATGTCTACAAGGGCACCCTGCCGCCGCCGAAGGGCGAATTGCCGGAAGACTGGGAAGACCGCGAGCAGACGCTGTTCCGCTCCACGGAAGTGGGCGACGACATGGACCGCGCGCTGATGAAGTCGGACGGTTCCTACACCTATTTCGCCGCAGACGTCGCTTATTTCAAGAACAAGTTCGACCGTGGTTTCTCCGAGATGATCTATGTGCTCGGCGCCGACCATGGCGGCTACGTGAAGCGGCTGGAAGCGGTTGCGCGCGCTGTGTCGGAAGGCAAGTCGAAACTGACGGTGCTCCTGTGCCAGCTCGTCAAGCTCTACCGCGACGGTGAGCCGGTGAAGATGTCAAAGCGCTCCGGCGACTTCGTGACACTGCGCGATGTTGTGGACGAAGTGGGTCGCGATCCGGTGCGATTCATGATGCTTTATCGGAAGAATTCCGAGCCGCTGGACTTCGATTTCGCGAAAGTGACCGAACAATCGAAGGATAATCCGGTCTTTTACGTGCAATATGCCCATGCCCGCTCCATGTCGATCTTCCGGCAGGCGCAGGAGGCGTTTCCGGGGCTTTCTCCTTCGGCTGAAGAGATGGCGGCGTCTGTCTCTTTGATTAGCGATATCAACGAGTTGCAACTGGTTGCAAAGCTCGCTGAATATCCGCGCCTGATCGAATCGGCGGCCCTTTCGCATGAGCCGCACCGGCTTGCTTTTTACCTCTATGATCTCGCCAGTTCCTTCCATGGACACTGGAACAAGGGTAAAGACCATCAGGAATTACGTTTTATTAACGATAAAAACCGAGAATTGAGCATTGCCAGACTTGGGCTGGTGAATGCTGTCGCGAATGTTTTGAAGTCTGGCCTGGCTCTTTTAGGAGCGGACGCGCCTGACGAGATGCGATAA
- a CDS encoding deoxyguanosinetriphosphate triphosphohydrolase encodes MIIDQRALGFGSGERAVFASDPWTTRGRLFAEEGSLTRSEFQRDRDRIVHTTAFRRLKHKTQVFISPDGDHYRTRLTHTIEVAQIARALARALKLDEDLAEGVALVHDFGHTPFGHTGEDALDAVLLPYGGFDHNAQSLRIVTKLERRYAEYDGINLTWETLEGLVKHNGPLVNARGEGIKGPVPLPILEYCELQDLEIGSYASLEAQVAAIADDIAYNTHDIDDGLRAGYLTFEMLEEVPFLSGLMAQVRAKYPVLDKERFANEIMRRQITHMVEDVIGVAQQNLARLKPKSAADIRAADFTVATFSPEMAETDRQIKKLLFGHIYRHPEIMRIRAGATQIVTDLFHRYMETPAEMQSHYWVDSISGMSVAAKARHVGDYLAGMTDSYALRAHQRLFDHTPDLR; translated from the coding sequence ATGATCATAGACCAGCGCGCATTGGGTTTCGGAAGTGGCGAGAGAGCGGTTTTCGCCTCCGATCCGTGGACCACGCGCGGGCGTCTTTTTGCCGAAGAGGGTAGCCTGACACGGTCGGAATTCCAGCGCGACCGGGACCGCATCGTCCACACGACAGCCTTTCGCCGCCTGAAGCACAAGACGCAGGTGTTCATCAGCCCCGACGGCGATCACTATCGCACGCGTCTCACCCACACCATTGAGGTGGCCCAGATCGCCCGCGCGCTCGCCCGCGCGCTGAAACTCGACGAGGACCTGGCCGAGGGCGTGGCGCTGGTGCATGACTTCGGCCACACGCCTTTCGGCCATACCGGCGAGGATGCGCTGGACGCGGTGCTGTTGCCCTATGGCGGCTTCGATCACAATGCGCAGTCGCTGCGCATCGTCACCAAGCTGGAGCGCCGCTACGCCGAATATGACGGCATCAACCTCACCTGGGAGACGCTCGAAGGGCTGGTCAAGCACAATGGCCCGCTGGTGAATGCCAGGGGCGAGGGGATCAAGGGGCCGGTTCCGCTGCCCATCCTCGAATATTGCGAGCTGCAGGATCTGGAGATCGGCAGCTATGCCAGCCTCGAGGCGCAGGTGGCGGCGATTGCCGATGACATCGCCTATAATACCCATGACATCGATGACGGGTTGCGCGCCGGTTATCTCACTTTCGAGATGCTGGAGGAGGTGCCGTTCCTCAGCGGCCTGATGGCGCAGGTGCGGGCGAAATATCCCGTGCTCGACAAGGAGCGTTTCGCCAATGAGATCATGCGCCGGCAGATCACCCATATGGTGGAGGATGTGATCGGCGTTGCGCAGCAGAATCTGGCCCGTCTGAAGCCGAAGAGTGCGGCGGATATCCGCGCTGCCGATTTCACCGTTGCGACCTTCTCGCCGGAAATGGCCGAGACCGACCGGCAGATCAAGAAGCTGCTGTTCGGCCATATCTACCGCCACCCGGAGATCATGCGCATCCGCGCCGGCGCGACACAGATCGTCACCGATCTTTTCCACCGTTATATGGAAACGCCGGCGGAGATGCAGAGCCACTACTGGGTGGACAGCATTTCCGGCATGAGCGTGGCCGCAAAAGCCCGGCATGTGGGCGATTATCTGGCGGGTATGACGGATAGTTATGCACTGCGCGCCCACCAGCGGCTGTTTGACCACACCCCCGATTTGCGATAG